In Flavobacterium cerinum, one genomic interval encodes:
- a CDS encoding glycosyltransferase family 2 protein has protein sequence MSQPILSVVMPVYNAEKYLQETIDSILNQDFTDFQLIILNDKSTDNSKAIIEKNAASDSRIVFVDKVENVGPARLRNEGFSLSTGEFIALMDADDISKPNRFTKQLEFLRTHPEIGVCGTFYTLFKPDGKRKLISLPTEHIDIKTDFLFYNPIGNPTIMLRKAALKDFRFDNDFVPIEDYELWDRISAFTVLANLPESLLDYRWHNTNISQTKIDNVNRSLRNIRLAQLQFHFGIAANDSNIEGYLNALDFKRGLSAEAVMNTVKAAQKLIEISRASGTLNQKILEKQVNQIAVRTIRKSKEFNKTLLKYLRNEGKPVFQKVRWFDRLLIMLKAL, from the coding sequence ATGAGCCAACCTATTTTATCTGTTGTAATGCCGGTTTATAATGCCGAAAAATACCTTCAGGAAACAATTGACAGCATCTTAAATCAGGATTTCACAGATTTTCAATTGATCATTTTAAATGACAAATCAACGGATAACAGTAAAGCCATTATTGAAAAAAATGCTGCATCGGATTCCCGTATTGTTTTTGTTGACAAAGTAGAAAATGTAGGTCCGGCCCGATTACGAAATGAAGGATTTTCGTTATCTACCGGTGAATTTATCGCCTTAATGGATGCCGATGATATTTCAAAACCGAATCGTTTTACGAAACAGTTGGAATTTTTACGTACACATCCTGAAATTGGTGTTTGCGGAACTTTTTACACGCTATTTAAGCCCGACGGAAAGCGAAAATTAATCTCGTTACCTACTGAGCATATTGATATTAAAACCGATTTTTTATTTTATAATCCGATTGGGAATCCAACGATAATGCTTCGAAAAGCAGCACTAAAAGATTTCCGATTTGACAATGATTTTGTTCCGATTGAAGATTACGAATTATGGGATCGAATCAGTGCTTTTACGGTACTTGCCAATCTCCCGGAATCTTTACTTGATTATCGTTGGCATAATACCAACATCAGTCAGACAAAAATTGACAATGTAAACCGATCACTTCGCAATATCCGATTGGCTCAATTACAGTTCCATTTCGGAATAGCCGCCAACGACTCCAATATTGAAGGCTACCTGAATGCATTGGATTTTAAACGGGGCTTATCGGCCGAAGCGGTTATGAATACCGTTAAAGCCGCTCAAAAATTAATCGAAATTAGTCGCGCATCCGGAACTTTAAATCAAAAGATACTGGAAAAACAAGTCAACCAGATTGCGGTTCGTACTATTCGAAAATCAAAAGAATTTAATAAAACGCTTTTAAAATACCTGCGTAACGAAGGGAAACCGGTTTTTCAAAAAGTACGCTGGTTCGATCGTCTCCTGATTATGCTAAAAGCTTTATAA